Proteins encoded by one window of Clostridia bacterium:
- a CDS encoding LemA family protein has translation MSPIGIIILCIVVLLFIAAFATIRMFNKLTIKKIVSEGKYVDLDEAFIRRYEALPELLELVGGGEAVASERQAAIDAKRAEERVEHDKLMAAALSELLAEKADALSSGRGAELCETLSALESEIADKYAKYNEATEEYENLRKTPIMKPVVKFFSFEEKPLF, from the coding sequence GTGAGTCCGATAGGAATAATAATACTGTGCATCGTGGTGCTGCTTTTCATCGCCGCGTTCGCGACAATAAGAATGTTCAACAAGCTGACGATCAAAAAGATCGTTTCCGAGGGGAAATACGTCGACCTCGACGAAGCGTTCATCAGGCGCTACGAAGCGCTGCCCGAACTGCTTGAGCTCGTCGGCGGAGGCGAAGCCGTTGCTTCCGAGCGGCAGGCGGCGATCGACGCCAAGCGGGCGGAGGAGCGCGTGGAGCACGACAAGCTCATGGCCGCCGCGCTTTCGGAGCTGCTGGCTGAGAAGGCGGACGCGCTTTCTTCCGGCAGGGGAGCCGAACTGTGCGAAACGCTTTCCGCGCTGGAAAGCGAGATCGCGGATAAGTACGCGAAGTACAACGAGGCGACGGAGGAATACGAGAATCTGCGCAAAACGCCGATAATGAAACCGGTCGTCAAGTTCTTCTCGTTCGAGGAGAAGCCGCTCTTTTAA
- a CDS encoding AMP-binding protein, whose amino-acid sequence MLEKFINRIEYDSYEDFKANYAVNCPPDFNFATHVIDEWARTEPDRRALVWCNDEGESREFTFGEISELSKKAASYLVSLGIRKGDMVVTILRRRPEMWITAVALHRIGAVLIPANYQLAAKDLVYRFNSAHAKMVIAAEDDWVIQQVEASAPQCPSVENLLLVGNKREGWIDYREGIANAKPDYTVNPDIKLTDPMLLYFTSGTSGMPKMVVHNYRYPLGHIVTAKYWQQVVDGGLHLTNADSGWAKFAWGLIYGQWISGTALLGYDQGNKFSAAKFLDVIRTFKPTTVCVPGTIYRFLIVEGLKKEDFASVVHCCTAGEPLAPEIITEFKEETGLEIHEGFGQSESSVLIANFQWFKPKYGSTGKPSPVYDLAICAEDGSECGVGDVGELVVRNAKKDSPFGLLCGYYDGEKIIDHCDENGRYHTGDLAWKDEDGHIWFVGRNDDMIKCSGYRIGPFEIESVLLSHPAVKECAITGAPDPLRGQVVKASIVLHKGYEGTDELTKELQTYVKKMTAPYKYPRIVCYMDALPKTVTGKINRKAIRNE is encoded by the coding sequence ATGCTGGAAAAATTCATCAACAGAATCGAATACGACTCCTACGAGGATTTCAAGGCGAACTACGCCGTAAACTGCCCGCCGGACTTTAATTTCGCGACCCACGTCATCGACGAATGGGCTCGCACCGAGCCGGACAGACGTGCGCTCGTCTGGTGCAACGACGAGGGCGAAAGCCGCGAATTCACCTTCGGCGAGATCTCGGAGCTTTCCAAAAAAGCCGCCTCCTACCTCGTTTCGCTCGGCATCCGCAAGGGCGACATGGTCGTCACGATACTCCGGCGCAGGCCGGAGATGTGGATCACCGCAGTGGCGCTCCACCGTATCGGAGCTGTGCTGATTCCCGCGAACTACCAGCTCGCCGCGAAGGACCTCGTCTACCGTTTCAACTCCGCGCACGCGAAGATGGTCATCGCCGCCGAGGACGACTGGGTAATACAGCAGGTCGAGGCCTCCGCGCCGCAGTGTCCCTCCGTCGAGAACCTGCTCCTCGTCGGAAACAAACGCGAGGGCTGGATCGACTACCGCGAAGGCATCGCGAACGCGAAGCCCGACTATACCGTCAACCCCGATATAAAGCTGACCGACCCGATGCTTCTCTACTTCACGAGCGGCACCTCCGGAATGCCGAAGATGGTCGTGCATAACTACCGCTACCCGCTCGGGCACATCGTGACCGCGAAGTACTGGCAGCAGGTCGTCGACGGCGGTCTGCACCTGACGAACGCCGACTCCGGCTGGGCAAAGTTCGCGTGGGGTCTGATCTACGGCCAGTGGATCTCCGGCACCGCGCTGCTCGGCTACGATCAGGGCAACAAGTTCTCCGCCGCGAAGTTCCTCGACGTCATCCGCACCTTCAAGCCGACCACCGTATGCGTGCCGGGCACGATATACCGCTTCCTCATAGTCGAAGGCCTGAAAAAAGAGGACTTCGCCTCAGTCGTGCACTGCTGCACCGCGGGCGAGCCGCTCGCGCCGGAGATAATCACCGAATTCAAGGAAGAGACAGGGCTCGAAATACACGAGGGCTTCGGCCAGTCCGAGAGCAGCGTGCTGATTGCGAATTTCCAATGGTTCAAGCCGAAATACGGCTCGACCGGCAAGCCCTCCCCCGTCTACGATCTCGCCATCTGCGCCGAGGACGGCTCTGAATGCGGCGTCGGCGACGTCGGCGAACTCGTCGTCCGCAACGCGAAGAAGGACAGCCCCTTCGGCCTGCTCTGCGGCTACTACGACGGCGAAAAGATAATCGACCACTGCGATGAAAACGGCCGCTACCACACCGGCGACCTCGCGTGGAAGGACGAGGACGGCCACATCTGGTTCGTCGGGCGCAACGACGATATGATCAAGTGCTCCGGCTACCGCATAGGCCCCTTCGAGATCGAGAGCGTGCTGCTTTCGCACCCCGCGGTCAAGGAATGCGCCATCACCGGCGCTCCCGACCCGCTGCGCGGGCAGGTCGTCAAGGCGTCCATCGTGCTCCACAAGGGCTACGAAGGCACCGACGAGCTGACGAAGGAGCTTCAGACCTACGTCAAGAAGATGACCGCGCCGTATAAGTATCCGCGCATCGTCTGCTATATGGACGCGCTCCCGAAAACCGTCACCGGCAAAATAAACCGCAAGGCAATCAGAAACGAATAA
- the acpP gene encoding acyl carrier protein: MVFEKLRDIICDQLDLDPEKVTEDSLIIEDLGADSLDIVDIVMTIEEEFNVEVPDEVIEQIRTVGDVVKHIEAKQ, encoded by the coding sequence GTGGTATTTGAAAAGCTCAGAGACATCATTTGCGACCAGCTCGATCTGGACCCCGAAAAAGTGACCGAAGATTCCCTCATAATTGAGGATCTCGGAGCCGACTCCCTCGACATCGTCGACATAGTCATGACGATCGAGGAAGAATTCAACGTCGAAGTGCCCGACGAAGTCATCGAACAGATCAGGACCGTCGGCGACGTGGTGAAACACATCGAAGCGAAGCAGTAA
- a CDS encoding alpha/beta-type small acid-soluble spore protein, with protein MSRNGTLVPQAKDALNRFKMEAANEVGVNLKQGYNGDLTSRQAGSVGGQMVKKMIQAYENGMK; from the coding sequence GTGAGCAGAAACGGAACGCTGGTTCCCCAGGCCAAGGACGCTCTTAACCGCTTCAAGATGGAAGCCGCTAACGAAGTGGGCGTCAATCTCAAGCAGGGCTACAACGGCGATCTGACCTCCCGCCAGGCGGGCAGCGTCGGCGGCCAGATGGTCAAGAAGATGATCCAGGCCTACGAAAACGGTATGAAATAA